In Planctomycetia bacterium, one DNA window encodes the following:
- a CDS encoding FAD binding domain-containing protein, which translates to MKVLSPRGLDEALAMLAESAGRREVVTPIAGGTDVMVSWHHREKNGLTLLDLSRVRELAVMNWNVVGGCFDQGSGGMGVPSFDLRRDAGASPWLELGGLTTYWDVMQSREAAAAYPLLGEAARQVGAVQIQTRGTWAGNIGNGSPAADGVPVLMAYDARVVLASVRGRREVRLDEFYTGYRTSVRAADELIVAIRLPPPAWDVQWFHKVGARRAQAITKVGVALSHGANGWRVVANSVAPTVVRCRALEASLDAGRTFTGPPDIESLLTADISPIDDMRSTAAYRRRVLARLIFFRLAECA; encoded by the coding sequence GTGAAAGTTCTCTCGCCGCGAGGATTGGACGAGGCGCTGGCGATGCTGGCGGAGTCGGCAGGACGCCGGGAGGTGGTGACGCCGATCGCGGGCGGCACGGATGTGATGGTGTCGTGGCATCATCGCGAGAAGAACGGCCTCACACTGCTGGACCTGTCGCGCGTGCGGGAGCTGGCGGTGATGAATTGGAACGTCGTAGGCGGCTGCTTTGACCAGGGGTCCGGTGGCATGGGCGTCCCGTCCTTCGATCTGCGGCGAGACGCCGGTGCCTCCCCATGGCTCGAACTCGGCGGGCTGACGACGTACTGGGATGTGATGCAGTCGCGCGAGGCGGCGGCGGCGTATCCCTTGCTCGGCGAGGCGGCGCGGCAGGTCGGCGCGGTTCAGATTCAGACGCGCGGCACGTGGGCGGGCAACATCGGCAACGGCTCGCCGGCGGCCGACGGTGTGCCGGTGTTGATGGCGTACGACGCGAGGGTGGTGCTGGCATCGGTGCGCGGCCGGCGCGAGGTGCGGCTGGACGAGTTCTACACCGGATACCGCACAAGTGTGCGCGCGGCGGATGAATTGATCGTCGCGATTCGCTTGCCGCCGCCGGCGTGGGACGTGCAGTGGTTTCACAAAGTCGGCGCGCGGCGGGCACAGGCGATTACGAAGGTCGGCGTGGCCCTTTCGCACGGCGCCAATGGTTGGCGTGTGGTCGCCAACAGCGTCGCGCCGACGGTGGTGCGCTGTCGCGCGCTGGAGGCTTCGCTGGACGCGGGCCGCACGTTTACTGGTCCTCCAGATATCGAATCGCTGCTCACCGCCGATATTTCGCCGATTGACGATATGCGCTCCACCGCCGCCTATCGTCGCCGCGTGCTGGCGAGGTTGATCTTTTTCCGATTGGCCGAATGCGCGTAG